A window from Festucalex cinctus isolate MCC-2025b chromosome 12, RoL_Fcin_1.0, whole genome shotgun sequence encodes these proteins:
- the pak6 gene encoding serine/threonine-protein kinase PAK 6, whose protein sequence is MFRKKKKKRPEISTPKNFEHRVHTSFDSKRGCFVGLPTQWQSLIENLRRPRPMVDPSRITEVELRPKKTIVRGSIIGHGDYITAMINDMSRLSVTSSNSLRKSSPSARKRAQSLGRLGEVSEADAYQYEGLIQDDDDDDEDAAQDHWRDKARNIHSESNTPYLGMKKSITLQPNGILPKAISTYEVGGGPLEGPSQAGPNQNIPMPSHGSYMGGDVGSPQERVIWKRDFQLPRGMPPNQIPVACFYSPAMSLQQHQDQSVAPTELRPSAPMYMHPQNSPGRPFSSYDLKTDSAVRYHSGFLPTGTSSPLASGIRPQRTVRSSASYTLGLSPNMGLRPNGPEPFLRHSGCPNPPYPRQDSPSQPRPSPTGSLATSPPGTCSPAFRPPHPSPRPPPDPPKVTHEQFKAALQMVVDKGDPRSYLENFVKIGEGSTGVVCIATEKHSGRQVAVKMMDLRRQQRRELLFNEVVIMRDYQHRNVVEMYKSALVEEELWVIMEYLQGGALTNIVSETRLSEEQIATVCEAVLQALAYLHSQGVIHRDIKSDSILLTLDGRVKLSDFGFCAQISKDIPKRKSLVGTPYWMAPEVISKSPYGTEVDVWSMGVMVVEMVDGEPPYFSETPVAAMKRLRDEPAPTVRNVSQVSPVLKDFLDRMLTRDPLERASATDLLEHPFLLQSGSPQSLVPLVEQYRKRMSRC, encoded by the exons ATGTTTcgcaagaagaaaaagaagaggccCGAGATCTCGACGCCCAAGAACTTTGAGCACCGTGTCCACACCTCATTCGATTCCAAGCGAGGCTGCTTTGTTGGCCTGCCCACACAATGGCAAAGCCTGATCGAGAACCTGCGCAGGCCCAGGCCCATGGTGGACCCTTCCAGGATTACGGAAGTGGAGCTGAGGCCCAAGAAG ACCATTGTGCGTGGGAGCATTATCGGTCACGGAGACTACATCACGGCCATGATCAACGATATGAGCCGTCTGTCTGTGACCAGCTCCAATTCTTTGCGGAAGAGCAGCCCCTCCGCCAGGAAGAGGGCCCAGTCCCTGGGAAGGCTGGGAGAGGTGAGCGAGGCAGACGCCTACCAATACGAAGGTCTGATTcaagatgatgacgacgacgacgaggatgCAGCTCAGGATCATTGGCGGGACAAAGCGAGAAACATCCACAGCGAGTCCAACACTCCCTACTTAGGCATGAAGAAGAGCATCACTTTGCAGCCTAATGGCATTTTACCAAAAGCCATATCCACCTATGAGGTTGGTGGCGGCCCACTGGAGGGACCGTCTCAAGCAGGTCCAAACCAGAACATTCCGATGCCGAGTCACGGCTCTTACATGGGCGGTGATGTGGGAAGCCCTCAGGAAAGAGTCATATGGAAGAGAGACTTTCAGCTGCCCAGAGGAATGCCACCCAATCAAATACCAGTCGCATGTTTTTATAGCCCGGCCATGAGTCTGCAGCAGCACCAAGATCAGAGCGTCGCCCCCACAGAACTGCGGCCCAGTGCACCGATGTACATGCACCCGCAGAACAGCCCGGGGAGGCCTTTCTCCTCCTATGACCTGAAA ACCGATTCAGCAGTGAGGTACCACTCTGGCTTCCTGCCCACCGGCACCAGCAGTCCCCTGGCGAGCGGAATCAGACCTCAGCGGACTGTGCGATCCTCAGCGAGCTACACTTTAGGACTCTCCCCCAATATGGGACTAAGGCCCAATGGACCAGAGCCTTTTCTTCGGCACTCTGGATGTCCCAATCCTCCTTACCCGCGACAGGACAGCCCATCCCAACCTCGACCCTCCCCTACGGGCTCTCTTGCCACTAGTccccccggtacatgctcaccCGCCTTCAGACCCCCTCACCCTTCGCCCCGACCGCCTCCGGACCCACCAAAGGTGACCCATGAACAGTTCAAGGCCGCCCTGCAGATGGTGGTGGACAAAGGCGACCCAAGGTCTTACCTGGAGAACTTTGTGAAGATCGGGGAGGGTTCGACTGGGGTCGTGTGCATTGCCACAGAGAAGCACAGTGGTCGGCAGGTGGCGGTGAAGATGATGGACCTGCGAAGGCAGCAGAGGAGGGAGTTGCTCTTTAATGAG GTAGTGATCATGAGGGACTATCAGCACAGAAATGTGGTGGAGATGTATAAATCTGCGCTCGTGGAGGAAGAACTGTGGGTGATCATGGAGTATCTGCAAGGCGGAGCACTAACCAACATTGTGTCTGAAACCAG ACTGAGTGAAGAGCAGATTGCCACAGTGTGTGAAGCTGTTCTGCAAGCCCTGGCCTACCTCCATTCACAGGGAGTCATTCACAGAGACATCAAGAGTGACTCAATACTCCTCACATTAGACGGAAGA GTCAAACTATCCGACTTTGGCTTCTGTGCTCAGATCAGCAAGGACATCCCCAAGAGGAAGTCTCTGGTGGGGACTCCTTATTGGATGGCTCCAGAAGTCATTTCCAAATCGCCATATGGCACCGAG GTGGATGTCTGGTCCATGGGTGTCATGGTGGTGGAGATGGTGGATGGAGAGCCACCGTATTTCAGTGAAACCCCCGTGGCAGCTATGAAGAGACTGAGAGATGAGCCAGCTCCGACTGTGCGAAATGTCAGCCAG GTGTCCCCAGTTCTCAAGGACTTTCTGGACCGTATGCTGACTCGGGACCCCCTCGAGCGGGCCAGCGCCACTGACCTGCTGGAGCACCCCTTCCTGCTGCAGAGCGGCTCACCTCAGTCCCTGGTCCCCCTGGTGGAGCAGTACCGCAAGCGCATGTCCCGCTGCTGA
- the ankrd63 gene encoding ankyrin repeat domain-containing protein 63: protein MMRPKDLRQGSGTKTFLDAMHGGKVHLARFILDALDGRIINSKTENSRTPLIYAVCLQEAGTRAKFARLLLEKGADVNCQDEEGRTALSHVCELGHLDVVKILVQFNADPDVSDVWGNSALMYAAFSGHSQVLEFLVRAFKRLGLRLDRTNNAGHTAIEVADFFGHNHCVQILNLQYRRSVGADDSLDPGNVGDGELPNRLPRHVLEKFSKQVSSKEDQLPGLFQKQMKIGDGNRLWNRFTCPRNQSHEQSHRHKWSLTPHNGQTDGDHIFFTAKQLQNCQLHDLRATRTLSSPTEVNPKEVKEETGPQEKAPQRFPPCGKANSFNLELLSIRKQSYQGDVNDSSLSASKFKRASLQDDRCLLDKMESQGNSRVLTNDAEKTVSAPKAPLGIKSQTVKPLEETSKTDELPKKASFAHGGRHNKMMFSRGEAAKMPGRGPGFMGFGTRLLRRFTAPEFMRMVIDCSSGSSNGRGRMSRSETFPLSHTHQQVNSQPSVDSISAVKCEFESSSSQSALD, encoded by the coding sequence ATGATGCGACCCAAAGATTTACGCCAGGGCTCCGGCACCAAGACCTTCCTCGATGCCATGCACGGCGGCAAAGTTCACCTTGCGCGTTTCATTTTGGACGCCCTGGACGGACGGATCATCAACTCAAAGACCGAAAACAGCCGCACGCCACTCATTTATGCCGTGTGCCTACAAGAAGCCGGCACTAGAGCCAAGTTCGCCCGGCTCCTACTGGAGAAAGGGGCAGATGTCAACTGCCAGGATGAAGAAGGTCGCACGGCTCTTAGTCATGTCTGTGAGTTGGGTCACCTCGACGTGGTCAAGATTCTAGTTCAGTTCAATGCCGACCCCGATGTCTCTGACGTGTGGGGTAACAGTGCTCTAATGTATGCCGCCTTTTCAGGGCACAGTCAGGTGCTTGAGTTTCTCGTCCGGGCTTTCAAGAGACTTGGACTGAGACTGGACAGAACGAATAACGCTGGACATACAGCCATCGAGGTGGCTGACTTCTTTGGACACAACCACTGTGTGCAGATTCTCAACTTGCAGTACAGACGGAGTGTGGGCGCTGACGATTCGCTCGATCCAGGAAATGTCGGCGATGGAGAGCTGCCCAACAGACTCCCCAGGCATGTCTTGGAAAAGTTTTCCAAACAAGTCAGCAGCAAAGAAGACCAACTACCAGGGCTATTTCAGAAGCAGATGAAGATCGGGGACGGCAACAGACTGTGGAACCGTTTCACATGTCCCAGGAACCAGAGCCATGAACAGAGCCATCGCCACAAGTGGTCCCTGACACCTCACAATGGCCAAACTGATGGGGATCATATTTTCTTCACCGCCAAACAACTCCAAAACTGCCAGCTTCACGATCTGAGGGCGACGAGAACGCTCAGCTCACCTACCGAGGTAAACCCGAAAGAAGTCAAAGAAGAAACTGGACCCCAAGAGAAGGCACCGCAAAGATTTCCTCCCTGCGGGAAAGCAAACTCATTCAACCTGGAACTCTTGAGCATCAGAAAGCAATCCTACCAGGGAGACGTGAACGACTCGAGTCTGTCAGCCAGCAAATTCAAGAGAGCCTCCCTGCAGGATGACCGATGTCTCCTGGACAAGATGGAAAGTCAGGGGAACTCCCGGGTCCTGACAAATGATGCAGAAAAAACAGTCTCAGCTCCAAAGGCTCCTTTAGGAATCAAGAGTCAGACGGTGAAACCCCTCGAGGAGACTTCAAAGACAGACGAGCTACCGAAGAAGGCGAGTTTCGCCCACGGCGGCCGACACAACAAAATGATGTTCAGCCGCGGGGAGGCGGCGAAGATGCCCGGCCGTGGCCCGGGGTTCATGGGCTTTGGAACGAGACTCCTCCGGCGATTCACCGCACCCGAGTTCATGAGGATGGTCATAGACTGTTCCTCGGGCTCCTCAAACGGCAGAGGGCGAATGTCACGCTCGGAGACCTTCCCTCTCTCCCACACACACCAGCAAGTCAACAGTCAGCCCAGCGTGGATAGCATCAGCGCAGTCAAATGCGAGTTTGAAAGCTCCTCATCTCAGTCGGCTCTTGATTAG